The DNA window ACATGAAATTTGGCCTCATTATTACCGTAGTGATTGCCACCATCGGTTGGCTGGCCATTGATGGCGCCACCGGCAACACTGCTTATTACAAGAACGTCTCGGAAGTCCATCAGATGGGCCCCAAGGCACTGGGCAAACGCTTCAAGGTGGGCGGCGATGTTGTCAAAGGCTCCATCCAGCGCAATGGCGCAGAAGTGTCTTTCCAGATTGTCGAGCTGAACAACGCGAATAACGCGATGCCGCTCCGCATCACCTATACCGGAACAGAACCTCTTCCCGATACCTTCCGCGATGGGGCGCAAGCTCTCGCCGATGGCCGCATGAACCCGGATGGCACCTTTACGGCAAACCACATCCAGGCCAAATGTGCTTCGAAGTACGAAGCAAAGCCCGGTCAGATCAAGCCTGGCACCGATCCTTCGCACGCTCCGAAAACAACGGTAAGCCGAAGCTAGCCCAACCATGGAAAACGTAGGCGCACTCGCGCTCCTTCTCGCCTTCTCCGTCGCGATCTTCGCGCTTTTTAGCGCTGTCGTCGGCGCCCTTCGTAAAAACCTCTATCTCATTGCTGCTTCGCGGCGTGCTGTCTACGTTGTCTGGGCTCTCATCACCACGGCCAGTGGAATCCTCCTCTATGCGCTGATCACCGGCGATTACCGGTTGCAATATGTTGCGGGCCATGCAAACACCGCAATGCCGCTGTTGTACAAAATCTCAGCGTGGTGGGGCGGACAGGAAGGCTCACTGCTCTTCTGGAGCTGGATCCTGTCGAGCTACACCGTTGCTGTCGTTTTCACCAATCGCAAACAGTTCAAAACGATGATGCCCTGGGTGATCGCGATCATGTCCGCGACCCAGGTCTTCTTCCTCATCCTCAACAATTTCGTCGTCCCGCCCTTCACTCTCTGGGCCATCGGACGTGGCATCATCAATCTCCCCGACGGCCAAGGTCTGAACCCGCTGCTCCAGACCCCCTCGATGGCGATCCACCCGCCAATGCTCTATCTCGGCTACGTTGGCTTCATCGTTCCCTTCGCCTTCGCCATCGGCTCGCTGATCACCAAGCAGCCCGGCGACGAATGGATCCACACGACGCGCCGCTGGACACTCATCACCTGGCTCTTCCAAACCATCGGCATCACGCTCGGCATGGGCTGGGCTTATTACGTCCTCGGTTGGGGCGGCTATTGGGGCTGGGATCCGGTTGAGAACGCAAGTGTCCTCCCCTGGATCACCGCCACTGCCTTCCTGCACAGCGTCATGATGCAAGAGAAGAAGGGCATGATGAAGGTCTGGAACATGGTGCTCGTCTCGGCCACTTTCTTCCTCTGCATCTTCGGAACCATGCTCACCCGCAGCGGCCTCGTCCAGAGCGTCCACGCCTTCGGCATCTCGAGCATCGGCAACTACTTCGCCGTCTTCCTCGCCATCGGCATCGCAGGCACGGTCTGGCTGATCCTCGACCGTCTCGACTTCCTCAAGAGCGAGTCGCACCTGGAGTCCGTCGTCAGCCGCGAGTCCAGCTTCCTGTTCAACAATCTGGTCCTGCTTGCCAGTTGCTTTGCGGTTCTCTGGGGCACCCTGTTTCCCGTAATCAGTGAAGCGATCACCGGCGAAAAGATCAGCGTTGATGCGCCGTTCTTCAATCGCGTCAACATCCCGATTGGGCTCTTCCTCATCTTCCTCACCGGTGTAGGACCGCTCGTTGCCTGGCGCCGCAGTTCGCTCGACAGTCTCAAGCGGAACTTCCTCTGGCCCACGGTTTCGATGTTTATCCTCATGGCCGCGCTCTTTGGCGCTGGCATCCGTAGTGCCTATGCGCTGATCAGCTTCGGCCTCTGCCTCTTCGTCACGGTGACCATCGGCAGCGAGTTCGTCAAAGGCGCTTTCGCGATCGCCCAAAAAGAAAGCATGAATCTCGTCCGGGCTGTGATCGAACTCACACACCGCAACACGCGCCGCTACGGCGGCTACATCGTCCACATGGGTATTGTCGTGATGTTCGTTGGCTTCACTGGCGCTGCCTTCAACAAGGACGTCACCGTGGAAGCGGCAATGGGCAAATCCTTCCAGATCGGCCGCTATGACATTACGGTCACGGGTCTCACGGATGGCGAGAATGATAACTACGCTTGGATGAAAGCTGCGGTTGACGTCTCGGTCGATGGCAAGAAGATTGACACCATGAATCCGGAGCGCCGGATCTACAAGGCCAGCCGTCAACCAGCCAGCCTCGTGGATATCCGCCGCCGCCTCAACGAAGACCTCTTCCTGAACTTTGCCGCCATGGCAAGCGAAGGGCAGGGCGCCATCATCCAGGCCTATGTATTCCCGCTCGTGAGCTGGATCTGGGTTGGCTTCTGGGTCGTGCTCATCGGCACCCTCATCTGTCTCGTGCCTGCCAAGATCAAGCTGAGCTACGCAAGAACTCAGGTCCTGGGCTCCAGTGCTACGTCTCTCCCCACGGAGGAACATGCGAAAACTTAAATCGCTCGGCCTCCTGGCCTTCCTCGCCGCCATCTCCATCGCGCAAAACCCGATGGACTTTGTCTCACCCGAGATCAAGCGCGTCGGCATGAAGCTGAGCTGCCTCTGCGGTGGCTGCCGCAATGCGGTGGGCGATTGTTCAATGATCGCCTGTGGCTATTCCTTACCGGCCAGACAGAAGATCAAGCAACTCCAGACGATGGGGGCTTCGGATTCGAGCATTGTCGGCCGCTTCGTCAAGGAGCAGGGTGTCAAGGCCCTGGTGGAGCCGGAAGTAACAGGCTTTGGGCTGCTCGGTTGGCTCATGCCCGGCTTTGCCCTCGCGCTCGGCTTCATCGCCATCCTCGTCTACGTCAAACGTTTCCGCAGTCCAAGTGTAAAAGTCGAATCTACCGTTAAGCCCGAGGTCATCGCTGGCTATGAAGCCACGGCCGCGCGTGAATTCGACCGAATGGAACCCTAGCGCCCTCATGATCATCGCCATCGCCATCGGGCTCACGGTGCTCGTCATCGCCCTGACACTCTTCATTCGGGAAGCAGATCTTCCCCAACTACCCCCCGAAAATCCCTTTAAGATTTTCGACGAACGCAAGGCTCGTATTTACGAGAACTTGCGCGATCTCCAATTCGAGCTTCGCCTCGGCAAGCTCTCTGACGACGACTACGCGAAATCCAAGGCCAGCCTGCAGCATGAACTCGCGCAGGTACTGGCGGAAGCCGACGCGCTCAAAGCCACCCTCGGGGTTGCCTCCAAATGACTCCCCTCTTCCTGATCCTCCTCGCCATCGACGGCACCGTCGTCAACAAGTCCACCGGCAAGCCCGCGGCTGAAGTGCCCATCGTGCTGATGCGCCTCGGCGACGGCGGCATGATGCCGGTCGGTACCGTAAAGTCCGGGCCCGACGGCAAATTCGATTTCAAGCAGAACATCGACGGCCCGCTGCTCATGCAGGCGATCTACGACGGCGTCAACTACAACAAGCTCTTGCGCCCGGGCGACAAACCCTCTGGCCTCGAACTCGACATCTACAACACCACCCGTAAGCCGGGCGACGCAAAGATCGTTCAGCACATGATGCTGGTCGAGCCCAGCGAGGACAAGATGTCGATCAACGAGAGCGTCATCTATCGCAACGACAGCAAGTCCACTTATAGCGATCCCGAGAATGGCACCTTCCGCTTCTACCTTCCTCCTGAGGCAAAGGCCAGTCTTCAGGTTCGCGTTTCCGGTCCAGGCAACATGCCGGTCCGTGGAGAAGCCAAGGAAGCGGGTCCGGCCAACATTTATAAGATCGACTTCGCCATCAAGCCCGGCGAGTCGCGCTTCGATCTCCAATATGTGTTGCCTGCAGGTAAGCTGAAGGGTCGCATCCTGCACCCGGTCGGCGAAAAAGAAGGTCCCACTCGTCTGGTCACTCCCAGCGGCGTCAAGCTTTCGGGCCTCGGCGTGGAAGATCTGGGCGCCGAACCGCAAACCCAGGCCGAAGTCTACAGCCTGTCCAAGCCCGACTACGAAATCGAGGTCAGCGGCACCGGCTCACTCCGCGCTCTCGACCCCGATGAAACCGCTATGCCCGAGCCTCAGGCCATTCCTCCGAAGATCTCCGAACGCATGTGGTGGATTGTCGGCCTTTCTCTG is part of the Bryobacter aggregatus MPL3 genome and encodes:
- a CDS encoding cytochrome c maturation protein CcmE gives rise to the protein MKPYMKFGLIITVVIATIGWLAIDGATGNTAYYKNVSEVHQMGPKALGKRFKVGGDVVKGSIQRNGAEVSFQIVELNNANNAMPLRITYTGTEPLPDTFRDGAQALADGRMNPDGTFTANHIQAKCASKYEAKPGQIKPGTDPSHAPKTTVSRS
- a CDS encoding heme lyase CcmF/NrfE family subunit: MENVGALALLLAFSVAIFALFSAVVGALRKNLYLIAASRRAVYVVWALITTASGILLYALITGDYRLQYVAGHANTAMPLLYKISAWWGGQEGSLLFWSWILSSYTVAVVFTNRKQFKTMMPWVIAIMSATQVFFLILNNFVVPPFTLWAIGRGIINLPDGQGLNPLLQTPSMAIHPPMLYLGYVGFIVPFAFAIGSLITKQPGDEWIHTTRRWTLITWLFQTIGITLGMGWAYYVLGWGGYWGWDPVENASVLPWITATAFLHSVMMQEKKGMMKVWNMVLVSATFFLCIFGTMLTRSGLVQSVHAFGISSIGNYFAVFLAIGIAGTVWLILDRLDFLKSESHLESVVSRESSFLFNNLVLLASCFAVLWGTLFPVISEAITGEKISVDAPFFNRVNIPIGLFLIFLTGVGPLVAWRRSSLDSLKRNFLWPTVSMFILMAALFGAGIRSAYALISFGLCLFVTVTIGSEFVKGAFAIAQKESMNLVRAVIELTHRNTRRYGGYIVHMGIVVMFVGFTGAAFNKDVTVEAAMGKSFQIGRYDITVTGLTDGENDNYAWMKAAVDVSVDGKKIDTMNPERRIYKASRQPASLVDIRRRLNEDLFLNFAAMASEGQGAIIQAYVFPLVSWIWVGFWVVLIGTLICLVPAKIKLSYARTQVLGSSATSLPTEEHAKT
- a CDS encoding cytochrome c-type biogenesis protein CcmH, giving the protein MRKLKSLGLLAFLAAISIAQNPMDFVSPEIKRVGMKLSCLCGGCRNAVGDCSMIACGYSLPARQKIKQLQTMGASDSSIVGRFVKEQGVKALVEPEVTGFGLLGWLMPGFALALGFIAILVYVKRFRSPSVKVESTVKPEVIAGYEATAAREFDRMEP